A genomic stretch from Aedes albopictus strain Foshan chromosome 2, AalbF5, whole genome shotgun sequence includes:
- the LOC109622804 gene encoding uncharacterized protein LOC109622804: MKQQTVCILLALVLVSAAYTDALVFVYAKTCAACKAYGARSCGYGYIHSKGYVSCDGANSIASCSDCQRRFGRCRQSAITECYIG, from the exons ATGAAGCAACAAACAGTGTGTATTTTACTAGCCCTCGTTCTGGTATCAGCAGCGTATACTGATGCTTTGGTGTTTGTTTAT GCCAAAACCTGTGCCGCATGCAAGGCATATGGAGCGAGGTCCTGCGGATATGGATACATTCACTCCAAGGGTTACGTTTCCTGTGATGGTGCG AATTCGATTGCCAGCTGCAGTGACTGTCAGCGGCGGTTCGGAAGATGTCGACAGAGTGCCATCACCGAGTGCTACATTGGATGA